In Oreochromis aureus strain Israel breed Guangdong linkage group 15, ZZ_aureus, whole genome shotgun sequence, a single genomic region encodes these proteins:
- the dusp10 gene encoding dual specificity protein phosphatase 10, producing the protein MPPSPLDDRIVVALPRPIRPQELQLRLDTSYLDSITTSSSDKTVISTTVVKIRATANLVTYMPSSKGSTRSLSCGCSSASCCSVTTYEKDSQSLNHSQVSASSPNLSYAGPPTPMVSSHEALSAPSLAPGTPKALATVRVIHPNELAKRITCCPMGHPVGPVPVIIDCRPFMEYNKSHIRGAVHINCSDKISRRRLQQGKITVLDLISCREGKDSFKGIFSKEIVVYDESTTDPNRLTSTQPLHVVLESLRREGKDPIILKGGLSSFRQSHENLCEHSLHLHEGLDTGAAAGLTGALPHSLPSTPDIENAELTPILPFLYLGNEHDAQDINLLQRLNIGYILNVTTHLPLYHYDTGLFVYKRLPATDSNKQNLRQYFEEAFEFIEEAHQAGMGLLIHCQAGVSRSATIVIAYLMKHTWMTMTDAYKFVKTRRPIISPNLNFMGQLLEFEDDLNNGITPRILTPKLIGVETVV; encoded by the exons ATGCCTCCATCTCCCCTCGACGACAGAATTGTGGTGGCGCTGCCAAGGCCAATCCGACCTCAGGAACTCCAACTACGCCTGGACACCAGCTACCTGGACTCcatcaccaccagcagcagcgaCAAGACCGTAATCAGCACCACCGTGGTGAAGATCCGGGCGACGGCCAATCTTGTAACGTATATGCCCTCATCCAAGGGCTCCACGCGCTCATTGTCGTGTGGATGCAGCAGTgccagctgctgctctgtcacCACCTATGAGAAGGACAGCCAGAGCCTCAACCACAGCCAGGTGAGCGCCAGTAGCCCCAATCTCAGCTACGCCGGGCCCCCTACCCCAATGGTCAGCAGCCATGAAGCATTAAGTGCCCCCAGTCTCGCCCCGGGCACGCCGAAGGCCCTAGCCACCGTGAGGGTCATCCACCCCAATGAGCTGGCCAAGCGGATAACCTGCTGCCCCATGGGTCACCCTGTGGGGCCCGTGCCGGTCATCATCGACTGCCGGCCCTTCATGGAGTACAACAAGAGCCACATCCGGGGGGCCGTGCACATCAACTGCTCTGACAAGATCAGCCGGCGACGGCTGCAGCAGGGCAAGATCACTGTGCTGGACCTCATTTCCTGCCGTGAGGGCAAGGACTCTTTTAAGGGCATCTTCTCCAAAGAGATTGTGGTTTATGATGAGAGCACCACGGACCCGAACCGGCTGACATCCACTCAGCCTCTACATGTGGTCCTGGAATCACTGAGGAGGGAGGGCAAGGACCCAATCATCCTCAAAG GAGGCCTTAGCAGCTTCAGGCAGAGCCATGAAAACCTGTGTGAGCACTCGCTGCACCTTCACGAAGGCTTGGACACGGGCGCAGCTGCTGGCCTGACGGGGGCTCTACCTCACTCTCTGCCCTCCACCCCGGACATAGAGAACGCAGAGCTGACGCCAATCTTGCCCTTCCTCTACCTGGGGAACGAGCATGACGCTCAGGACATCAACCTGCTGCAGCGCTTGAACATCGGCTACATCCTAAATGTAACCACCCACCTGCCGCTCTACCACTATGACACGGGCCTCTTTGTCTACAAGCGCCTGCCTGCCACCGACAGCAACAAGCAGAACCTGCGCCAGTACTTTGAGGAGGCGTTTGAATTCATTG AGGAAGCACACCAAGCGGGTATGGGCCTCCTGATCCACTGCCAGGCAGGCGTGTCTCGTTCAGCCACCATTGTGATCGCCTACCTGATGAAGCACACCTGGATGACCATGACGGACGCCTACAAGTTTGTCAAAACCAGGAGGCCCATCATCTCCCCGAACCTTAACTTCATGGGccagctgctggagtttgaGGACGACCTCAACAATGGAATAACGCCACGAATCCTCACGCCAAAGTTGATTGGTGTGGAAACCGTCGTCTAG